In Populus nigra chromosome 1, ddPopNigr1.1, whole genome shotgun sequence, one genomic interval encodes:
- the LOC133705519 gene encoding uncharacterized protein LOC133705519, translating into MVAASSSSSKDDLSLGADQEEAPALTCDAASCCAVSQRRGSVPSQRNQFTCKYESGDGNQNRQINGSVTTHTGGSILFASYAKRMGSSLGREQSPVELFVETHMWSEDRQKGVQQEQQGLIQFLTALRSDFEGLRGSILHRSPLPSVDSVVSELLAEEIRLQSYSEKGILSASNPSVLAVPSKPFSNHQNKPYTRVGFDECSFCKQKGHWKAQCPKLRQQNQAWKSGNPSQSNAHRPPQGYKPQHHNIAAVASPGSITDPNILAEQFQKFLSLQPQVMSASSSIGQLPHSSSGSAVSEADWDRP; encoded by the exons atggtcgcagctagttcttctagcagtaAGGATGACTTGTCCTTAGGTGCcgatcaagaagaggcacctgcaCTGACTTGCGATGCTGCCTCTTGCTGtgcggtttcacagcgcagaggcaGTGTGCCTTCACAACGGAATCAATTCAcctgcaagtacgag TCCGGTGATGGCAACCAGAACCGGCAAATTAatggctcggtgacaacgcacaccgGCGGCTCTATTCTGTTTGCTTCAtatgcgaaacggatg ggtagttctcttggacgtgagcagAGCCCAGtggagctgtttgtagagacgcacATGTGGAGTGAAGatcgccaaaagggggtgcaaca AGAGCAGCAAGGACTGATACAGTTTTTAACAGCACTTCGCAGTGATttcgaaggacttagaggttcaattctgcatcgttctccactgccttctgttgactctgttgttagtgagttattggctgaagaaatacgccttcagtcttattctgaaaagggaattctttctgcttcaaatccttcaGTATTAGCAGTGCCTTCTAagccattctctaatcatcagaataagccttacacaagggttggtttcgatgagtgcagtttctgtaagcagaaaggtcattggaaggctcagtgtcctaagttgagacagcagaatcaagcttggaagtctGGCAATCcgtcacaatctaatgctcatagaccacctcagggttataaaccacAACATCATAATATTGCAGCAGTAGCTTCCCCAGGCTCTATTACCGATCCTAATATTTTGGCTGAGCAATTTCAaaagtttctctccttgcagccaCAAGTAATGTccgcttcttcttccataggtcagttgcctcatagttcctcag gatctgcagtctcagaagctgattgggacaggccatag